A region of Paenibacillus sp. JNUCC-31 DNA encodes the following proteins:
- a CDS encoding helix-turn-helix domain-containing protein: MKWNHFKSKLLLKYTLSYISIFLIPLVILTIIIYHNAVDTLRSEIEQTNVNQLTQAKTVIDDRMKELQDIAFRIAYDEQLTRYWTHHPYYSRESISALVKYKATSSIIDELFLFFRGDDSIYSSQGSENLDVFTGRYKFNTWNKTDMIRDLNNVQFPTIRPAEQVVQGTKVPNSMLAYLVPIAPNNTPAHGTVMYLIHESNLTGLIDSILSDYHGMTYIFDNYGQVLAANYKGETITEQEVKSLFELEPGTHSLSLNQEPHSVVSVKSDAGWTYVTAMPSNQFFSRIVHIRTFIILVFSFVVTMGTILAIMLARRQYHPISDLMEFIRLKNDPDTSTTTNELEWIKKTLHDYSQRVDLQEPYARNHILLMLLKHGHTGEFPSEFTDKLGIHFNRSHYFVMTMGWEMHAFPIGDNPEQRTVMQLMNDVELPELSAYAYGVELPQADQLALIVGFDAEIGHEASLNARMEPIAAQLQWMVTEHTGVAPAIGIGNRYSYPEQLNQSYIEASTALEASMLHGQGSSTFFNALSGSSEQDSSFWVPKDVLLKLDQSLKQGSYDVAVQMVSTALNTLKSEMPSVPLLRCICFDILNTMLKTASELGIHHVVNQLPRITSYDSLEDLEKKLAGLAAEICAHVEAKSETEESSLMDEIVAYIDANFSDYDLSLGTISSKFTISSSYFSRSFKEKIGMNFTQYIWQKRMDEVIRLLLHTTDPLKDIITRVGYLDTPNFIRKFKKETGYTPGQYRKMHRPNDSADSPDDDDEECLG, translated from the coding sequence ATGAAATGGAATCACTTCAAGTCCAAGCTTCTGCTTAAGTACACACTATCCTATATCTCCATTTTCCTTATCCCTCTTGTTATATTAACTATTATTATTTATCACAATGCTGTGGACACGCTCCGTTCAGAGATCGAACAGACCAATGTCAATCAGTTGACCCAAGCAAAAACGGTCATTGATGACCGCATGAAAGAATTGCAGGACATTGCATTTCGTATCGCCTACGATGAGCAGCTAACCCGTTATTGGACCCACCATCCCTACTATAGCAGGGAATCGATTAGTGCCTTGGTCAAATACAAGGCGACCAGTTCCATTATCGATGAACTATTTCTGTTCTTCCGCGGAGATGATAGCATCTACTCGTCTCAGGGCTCTGAAAACCTGGATGTATTCACGGGCCGCTACAAATTTAATACATGGAACAAAACGGACATGATCCGGGATTTGAATAACGTTCAGTTCCCCACGATACGACCAGCCGAGCAAGTCGTTCAAGGAACCAAAGTACCCAATTCCATGCTGGCCTACCTTGTACCGATTGCACCTAATAATACGCCCGCCCACGGCACTGTCATGTACTTGATTCACGAGTCCAATCTGACCGGATTGATTGATTCCATTCTCAGCGACTACCATGGGATGACTTATATTTTCGATAATTATGGGCAGGTGCTGGCCGCCAATTATAAAGGGGAAACCATTACCGAACAGGAAGTCAAATCTCTGTTTGAACTTGAGCCGGGAACCCACAGTCTCTCTTTAAATCAAGAACCGCATTCGGTTGTATCCGTCAAATCCGACGCTGGCTGGACCTATGTTACTGCTATGCCAAGCAACCAATTTTTTAGCCGAATTGTTCATATTCGCACCTTTATTATCCTTGTTTTCTCCTTCGTGGTAACGATGGGTACCATCCTTGCGATTATGTTGGCCCGTCGACAATATCATCCGATTTCAGACTTAATGGAGTTCATACGGTTGAAGAACGATCCTGATACGTCCACAACCACCAACGAGCTGGAATGGATCAAGAAGACATTGCACGATTACAGTCAACGCGTGGACCTTCAGGAACCCTATGCTCGCAATCATATTCTGCTCATGCTGCTGAAACATGGTCATACTGGAGAATTTCCCTCCGAGTTTACGGACAAGCTCGGCATACACTTCAACCGATCCCATTATTTTGTCATGACTATGGGCTGGGAAATGCATGCTTTTCCCATCGGGGATAACCCTGAACAGCGTACGGTTATGCAGCTGATGAATGATGTGGAACTGCCGGAGTTGTCCGCCTATGCATACGGCGTCGAGCTTCCACAGGCTGACCAATTGGCCCTCATTGTCGGATTTGATGCCGAAATCGGGCATGAAGCCAGCTTGAATGCCCGTATGGAGCCTATCGCTGCACAACTGCAATGGATGGTGACAGAACACACCGGCGTTGCGCCTGCAATCGGAATAGGCAATCGGTATAGTTATCCAGAGCAGTTGAATCAATCCTACATCGAGGCATCAACCGCTCTGGAAGCATCCATGCTGCATGGACAGGGCAGCAGCACCTTCTTCAACGCCCTTTCCGGCTCTAGTGAACAGGATTCTTCCTTCTGGGTACCTAAGGATGTGCTGCTTAAGCTGGATCAGAGCTTGAAACAGGGCAGTTACGATGTGGCGGTTCAGATGGTATCAACTGCGTTGAATACCTTGAAATCCGAAATGCCGTCTGTACCGCTGCTGCGCTGCATCTGCTTTGATATTCTGAATACGATGCTCAAAACGGCTTCGGAACTTGGCATTCATCACGTCGTTAATCAACTTCCAAGGATCACCTCCTACGATTCGTTGGAGGATTTGGAGAAAAAACTGGCAGGACTTGCCGCCGAAATCTGTGCTCATGTCGAGGCGAAGAGCGAGACGGAAGAAAGTTCCCTGATGGATGAAATCGTTGCTTATATTGATGCCAATTTCTCGGATTATGATCTCAGTCTGGGTACGATCTCATCCAAATTCACGATCTCTTCCTCGTATTTCAGTCGTTCCTTCAAAGAAAAGATCGGCATGAATTTCACCCAATATATTTGGCAGAAACGGATGGATGAGGTCATTCGGCTACTGTTGCATACAACCGACCCATTAAAAGATATCATCACGCGCGTCGGTTATCTGGACACACCGAACTTCATTCGTAAATTCAAGAAAGAGACAGGCTACACACCTGGACAGTACCGCAAAATGCACCGTCCCAACGACTCTGCTGACTCACCGGATGATGACGACGAGGAATGTCTTGGATAA
- a CDS encoding SRPBCC domain-containing protein encodes MLNNGMASSVENEKVLVLERVFDAPRELVFSMFKEAEHLQRWWGPRGWAIPVCNVDFRPGGVWHYCMKCEDKNQGDFYGMESWGKGVYKEIVEPERIVYTDYFSDAEGNTDENLPTTEVTMLFIDLGGKTKIVNRSEYVSAEALQTVMDMGMLQGITETWDRLAERLNEVK; translated from the coding sequence ATGTTAAACAACGGAATGGCGTCGAGTGTGGAAAATGAAAAGGTACTTGTACTTGAGCGTGTATTTGACGCACCTCGTGAGCTTGTGTTCAGCATGTTCAAGGAAGCGGAACATCTTCAGCGCTGGTGGGGACCGAGAGGTTGGGCCATTCCCGTCTGTAATGTGGATTTTCGACCAGGTGGTGTTTGGCATTACTGCATGAAATGTGAGGATAAGAACCAGGGAGATTTTTACGGTATGGAATCTTGGGGAAAAGGTGTGTATAAGGAAATTGTTGAACCGGAACGGATTGTTTATACCGATTATTTCTCGGACGCCGAAGGCAACACAGATGAGAACCTGCCGACAACCGAAGTAACCATGCTATTCATTGATCTTGGGGGCAAGACAAAGATCGTTAATCGATCGGAGTATGTATCCGCAGAGGCATTGCAAACCGTCATGGATATGGGGATGTTGCAGGGAATTACGGAAACCTGGGACCGTCTGGCGGAACGTCTGAACGAAGTGAAGTAA
- a CDS encoding YdeI/OmpD-associated family protein, with product MKNEHLITANSREDLRIWLQEHGKTQKSCWVVVSMKPTKNTLLYLDAVEESLCFGWIDGIKKKISENQLAQRLSPRSKRSSWTELNKERVRRLEKLGLMSGEGRNVLPEMDHDAFKMDFVIEKRLKEEKQVYANFLAFPALYQKIRIDTIQSVRNQPELFKSRLDKFITHTKENKMYGQWHDYGRLLDY from the coding sequence ATGAAAAACGAACATTTAATTACCGCCAATTCAAGAGAAGATTTGAGAATTTGGTTGCAGGAGCATGGAAAGACTCAGAAGTCCTGCTGGGTAGTTGTCAGCATGAAACCAACCAAAAACACGCTGTTATATTTGGACGCAGTCGAAGAATCACTTTGCTTTGGCTGGATCGATGGGATCAAAAAGAAAATATCCGAAAATCAGCTTGCGCAGAGATTGTCTCCCCGAAGCAAACGAAGTTCATGGACTGAATTGAATAAAGAACGTGTCCGCCGTCTTGAAAAGTTAGGATTAATGAGCGGCGAAGGAAGAAACGTACTTCCTGAGATGGATCACGATGCTTTTAAAATGGATTTTGTTATCGAGAAAAGACTAAAAGAGGAAAAGCAGGTTTATGCGAATTTCTTGGCATTTCCAGCTCTCTATCAAAAAATTCGGATCGACACGATCCAAAGCGTTAGAAATCAGCCTGAACTATTCAAAAGTAGACTGGATAAATTCATAACACACACGAAAGAAAACAAAATGTACGGTCAATGGCATGACTACGGACGTCTTTTGGATTACTGA
- a CDS encoding helix-turn-helix transcriptional regulator: MKLERLISIIYKLLNHEVLSASRLAEEFQVSQRTIYRDIDAICAAGFPVISFQGHKGGYGMMDGYKMEKSLLGSYDVNSLITVLSSLSTVFEDARAQGTIERLRTVGTQQQTSSLEVDLETHRTTPDALRDLRTAITECKVISFDYINTKNEYTTRFMEPVRLHFKYRNWYVYGFCRSRQDYREFRLSRMIHLSLTEGSFQPHLDVPKEATLSNREWKGEVRDVVFRVSTDALAEALDHFHQADKQFHDDGSMTMRIPVDQPLEARWLCSFLLSLGSGVEVLEPLELREIIQKQLRNALQLYEEV; encoded by the coding sequence ATGAAGTTGGAGAGATTGATCTCAATCATCTACAAGCTGCTGAATCATGAAGTGTTGTCTGCCTCCAGGCTGGCTGAAGAGTTTCAAGTGTCTCAAAGAACCATCTATCGGGATATCGATGCCATCTGTGCTGCTGGATTCCCGGTCATCTCGTTTCAAGGGCATAAGGGCGGATATGGCATGATGGATGGATACAAGATGGAAAAAAGCTTGCTCGGTTCGTACGATGTCAATTCCCTGATCACCGTGCTTAGCAGTCTCTCCACCGTGTTTGAAGACGCGCGTGCGCAAGGAACGATTGAACGACTGAGAACGGTTGGAACGCAGCAGCAAACGTCAAGTCTGGAAGTGGACCTGGAAACTCATCGAACGACTCCGGATGCACTTCGTGATTTACGCACTGCCATTACCGAATGTAAAGTCATCTCTTTTGATTACATTAATACAAAAAATGAATATACAACCCGTTTTATGGAACCGGTGAGACTTCATTTTAAATATCGAAATTGGTATGTTTATGGATTTTGCCGATCACGACAGGATTATCGGGAGTTTCGTCTATCACGAATGATCCACCTGTCCCTGACAGAGGGCTCCTTCCAGCCGCATCTCGATGTGCCGAAAGAGGCGACTTTGTCTAACAGAGAATGGAAAGGTGAAGTTCGTGATGTAGTATTTCGGGTGAGCACGGATGCATTAGCAGAGGCGTTGGATCATTTTCACCAAGCGGATAAACAATTTCATGACGATGGAAGTATGACGATGCGCATCCCGGTTGATCAACCGCTGGAAGCGAGATGGCTTTGCTCTTTTCTGCTGAGTTTGGGTAGTGGGGTTGAAGTTCTTGAGCCTCTTGAACTGAGAGAAATCATACAAAAACAACTTCGAAATGCACTCCAACTTTATGAGGAAGTATGA
- a CDS encoding glycoside hydrolase family 43 protein translates to MKNMKNYTNPVIPGFYPDPSICRVDEDYYLVTSTFEYFPGVPLFHSKDLVNWRQIGHVLTSVEQLPLAKAGSSGGIYAPTIRHHDGWFYMTTTNVSAGGNFYVRSRQPEGPWSEPIFVAQDGIDPSLFFDDDGRTYFQSACNGAEGEGIYQCEIDILTGHRLTESQFIWKGTGGAAPEAPHLYKIKSFYYLMIAEGGTEYGHMETIARSTDPYGPFVPCPHNPILSNRSMKSSIHATGHADLVQAHDGSWWAVCLGIRPASYPMRHHLGRETFLAPVNWTSDGWPVIGHDGHIEPVMTGPKLPEVQWPRKAIRDDFKGSTLGLDWLFLRNPAPGSWSLTEHPGHLVLRGNSTSLNDGGNPAFVGRRLSHFLCNIAAKLNFEPTHNGDEAGLTVHMNEKYHYDLAITRVEGHKKMIFRRTVGSLRAEEIQDCEAGPVILQIQAQRDTFTFSVQQSSTTGTVLGSGETHLLSTEVAGGFTGIIIAMYAHNPSGEGAPSLFDWFDYEPLD, encoded by the coding sequence ATGAAGAACATGAAGAACTATACTAATCCGGTAATTCCAGGCTTCTATCCTGATCCCAGCATCTGTCGGGTTGACGAGGACTATTATCTGGTAACCAGCACGTTTGAATATTTCCCGGGTGTACCCCTTTTTCACAGCAAAGATCTTGTGAATTGGCGCCAGATCGGCCATGTTCTCACTTCTGTCGAACAGCTTCCACTCGCCAAAGCGGGCAGCTCCGGTGGCATTTATGCACCGACCATACGGCACCATGATGGCTGGTTCTACATGACGACCACCAATGTAAGTGCAGGCGGCAATTTCTATGTACGGAGCAGGCAACCTGAAGGACCATGGTCTGAGCCCATTTTTGTTGCCCAGGATGGTATAGACCCCTCCCTATTCTTCGATGATGATGGTCGCACATACTTTCAATCGGCCTGTAATGGCGCTGAGGGTGAAGGAATCTACCAGTGTGAAATTGACATCTTGACGGGGCATAGACTGACGGAGAGCCAATTCATCTGGAAAGGCACCGGTGGTGCTGCACCCGAGGCCCCACATCTCTACAAAATAAAAAGTTTCTATTATCTAATGATTGCCGAGGGGGGGACCGAATACGGGCATATGGAAACCATTGCGCGAAGCACCGATCCCTACGGGCCTTTCGTTCCCTGCCCACATAATCCGATCCTGTCAAACCGAAGCATGAAAAGCAGTATTCATGCCACTGGCCATGCGGATCTGGTTCAAGCACATGACGGGAGCTGGTGGGCGGTATGCCTTGGAATTCGTCCTGCATCCTATCCCATGCGGCATCATTTGGGGCGTGAGACGTTCCTCGCACCTGTGAACTGGACAAGTGACGGATGGCCTGTAATCGGTCATGACGGACATATCGAGCCTGTCATGACCGGGCCGAAGCTGCCTGAAGTCCAGTGGCCCCGCAAAGCAATTCGGGATGATTTCAAAGGGTCCACACTTGGTCTGGACTGGCTCTTCCTGCGAAATCCGGCCCCTGGCAGCTGGTCCCTCACAGAACACCCGGGCCACCTTGTCCTGCGAGGGAACTCTACGTCTCTCAATGATGGTGGAAATCCCGCCTTTGTCGGTCGTCGCTTAAGCCATTTTTTATGCAACATCGCTGCCAAACTGAACTTTGAGCCAACCCACAATGGCGACGAAGCGGGATTGACAGTCCACATGAATGAGAAATATCATTATGATTTGGCTATTACGCGGGTAGAAGGTCACAAAAAAATGATATTCCGGCGAACGGTCGGTTCATTAAGAGCCGAGGAAATTCAAGATTGCGAAGCAGGACCTGTAATATTACAGATCCAGGCCCAGCGTGATACTTTCACTTTCTCCGTACAGCAAAGCTCAACAACTGGCACTGTACTCGGCTCTGGCGAAACACATCTGCTCTCTACTGAAGTGGCGGGTGGCTTCACAGGAATCATCATCGCCATGTATGCTCACAATCCATCAGGAGAAGGTGCACCCAGTCTGTTCGATTGGTTTGATTATGAACCACTGGATTAA
- a CDS encoding helix-turn-helix domain-containing protein: MSNAYLRWFTSDHEFPFFIQYGGHDEDMELHRHVDFSELVIVLNGNATHIVNTEESFIKKGNVFVINGDTPHAYRAPHDFQICNIMFRPEMLASAGPDLRKSKGFQALFVLEPFYRNIHSYPSKMSLPISNLEYVESLISVMIGEYGGKQQGYQTMLVSRFTEMVVYLSRHYDTQDKGVEGTNLFHLANAISYIEDHYLEPLSLEEIAGKSNVSVRHLNRIFRSYYQMTPISYLQKLRLEKACYLLKHGNLSITEISYECGFNDSNYFTRQFTKVYCMSPKMYRQTL, from the coding sequence TTGAGTAATGCATATTTGAGGTGGTTTACTTCAGACCACGAATTTCCATTTTTTATTCAATATGGCGGACACGACGAAGACATGGAACTTCATAGGCATGTTGATTTTTCTGAACTCGTGATCGTACTGAATGGGAATGCCACGCATATCGTCAACACTGAGGAATCATTTATCAAGAAGGGAAATGTATTCGTGATCAATGGGGACACTCCGCATGCCTACAGGGCCCCTCATGATTTTCAGATATGCAACATTATGTTCAGACCCGAAATGCTCGCTTCCGCCGGACCGGATCTGAGGAAATCCAAAGGATTTCAGGCTTTGTTTGTATTGGAGCCGTTTTATCGCAATATTCACTCCTATCCGAGTAAAATGTCCTTGCCTATTTCCAATCTGGAGTATGTGGAATCACTGATTTCTGTCATGATTGGGGAGTACGGAGGCAAGCAGCAAGGATATCAGACGATGCTGGTCTCCCGTTTTACGGAGATGGTTGTTTATCTGTCGAGGCACTATGATACACAGGATAAGGGGGTAGAGGGTACTAATCTGTTCCATCTGGCCAATGCCATTTCCTATATCGAGGATCATTATCTCGAACCCCTGTCCTTGGAGGAGATTGCAGGGAAGTCGAATGTTTCGGTAAGGCACCTGAACCGGATTTTTCGATCCTATTATCAGATGACTCCGATCTCCTATTTACAGAAGCTGCGTCTGGAAAAGGCATGTTATCTGTTAAAACACGGAAACCTGTCCATTACGGAAATTTCTTATGAATGCGGGTTTAACGACAGCAATTATTTTACCCGCCAGTTCACAAAGGTATATTGTATGTCCCCCAAGATGTATAGACAAACTCTATAA
- a CDS encoding ArsR/SmtB family transcription factor: MIYIKDLMSGVNIFKALSSEIRIQIIELLAKNQSLNLNDLATKLGLSNGAITMHIKKLEESGLIEINTAVGKHGIQKICYLNEEKLMVDLRSQEIYNRYEVEIQVGHYSDYQAAPTCGLATRDSIVGEFDDPRYFADPLRIDAEMIWLAEGYLEYRIPNYLKPNQTFSEIQLSMELGSEAPGFCDNYPSDIYFYVNGIEIGCWTSPGDFGNTRGTFNPDWWPPHLNQYGMLKLIRITQEGSYIDGCRISDVTLNEIGLDYKSDIHFRIAVTDGPLNKRGLTIFGKNFGNYGQNLLARVLYNVQEE; the protein is encoded by the coding sequence ATGATTTATATTAAAGATCTGATGTCGGGTGTGAATATTTTCAAGGCGCTCAGTTCGGAAATCCGGATTCAGATCATTGAGCTGCTGGCAAAGAATCAAAGTCTTAATCTCAATGATCTAGCAACCAAGCTCGGACTTAGCAACGGCGCGATCACCATGCATATCAAAAAGTTGGAAGAAAGCGGATTGATCGAGATCAATACTGCAGTTGGCAAACACGGAATTCAGAAGATTTGTTATCTCAATGAGGAAAAACTAATGGTGGACCTGCGTTCACAGGAAATTTATAACCGATACGAGGTTGAAATTCAGGTAGGTCATTACAGTGATTATCAGGCAGCCCCTACATGTGGTCTTGCTACCCGGGACAGCATCGTCGGCGAGTTCGATGATCCTCGCTATTTTGCCGATCCGCTCCGTATTGATGCGGAGATGATTTGGCTGGCTGAAGGTTATCTGGAATATCGCATCCCCAACTACCTCAAGCCTAATCAGACGTTCAGCGAAATCCAGTTGTCCATGGAATTGGGTTCGGAAGCACCTGGTTTCTGCGACAACTACCCTTCGGATATCTATTTCTACGTCAACGGCATTGAGATTGGCTGCTGGACGAGCCCAGGCGATTTTGGCAATACGCGAGGTACGTTCAACCCGGACTGGTGGCCACCCCATCTGAACCAATATGGAATGCTGAAGCTGATCCGCATTACCCAGGAGGGCAGTTATATTGATGGATGCCGTATCTCGGATGTTACCCTGAACGAGATCGGCCTGGATTACAAGAGCGATATCCATTTTCGGATCGCCGTTACCGACGGACCTTTGAATAAACGGGGATTAACGATCTTCGGCAAAAATTTCGGTAATTATGGACAGAATCTGCTTGCCCGTGTACTTTATAATGTGCAAGAAGAATAG
- a CDS encoding DinB family protein, which translates to MNQPEQMYNYHTWANQTILGRIKELPPSVLNQEVNSSFPTLAHALNHIYVVDKTWYLVLTGVDMREALQTCMPLNENILDSVDEYIHLFAQLSDQYNKWFQSQDDLGQTILLDNPYAGIRQTRLSEIVLQVVNHGTYHRGNISTMLRQLGHASVMNDYALFWYQEPAKV; encoded by the coding sequence ATGAACCAGCCAGAACAAATGTATAACTACCACACATGGGCCAACCAAACGATCTTGGGAAGAATCAAGGAACTCCCGCCTTCTGTTCTGAATCAGGAAGTAAACAGCTCGTTCCCGACCCTTGCACATGCTCTTAACCATATCTATGTGGTTGATAAGACATGGTATCTGGTTTTGACCGGGGTAGATATGCGAGAAGCCCTGCAAACATGTATGCCGTTAAATGAAAACATCCTGGATTCAGTAGATGAATACATCCATCTGTTTGCCCAGTTATCGGATCAATACAATAAATGGTTCCAAAGCCAAGATGATCTCGGGCAAACGATCCTGCTTGACAATCCATATGCCGGTATCCGGCAAACGCGCCTTTCGGAAATTGTGCTGCAAGTAGTGAATCACGGGACCTATCACAGAGGCAATATATCGACCATGCTGCGTCAATTAGGCCACGCATCCGTCATGAACGACTATGCCCTTTTCTGGTATCAGGAACCCGCTAAAGTATAG
- a CDS encoding ABC transporter substrate-binding protein, with amino-acid sequence MRKIAKCSVALTLSLSLLAGCSSGNEGVEGNEGNASDTSPMTLTFFGADSNANWNKMQDDVGKEITKKTGITLDAEFAVSDPAQRLALIAASGDYPDLISPKGDLDKLVDAGAMLDLTDLIEQHAPNIKKLFGDQIKRLRYSNDDPSIYVIPTYSAIDGVNFVAGAGFELQHRAVKEAGYPQIKTLQDYENVIRSYLEKHPTDENGNKNIGLSLNADDWHIQITVTNPAAETTGKSGDGEYYIDPDTHEATYHFRTEGEKEYFQWLNHMYNTGLLDQESFVQKNDQYLAKVASGRVIGLIDADWGYSDGEKALKSAGKNDQTYGHYSVMLSDQYKDNRYQPTGFMAGWGVGITESAKDPVRAIKFLDFLASEEGQILNYWGVEGKQYTMEDGKRVVPADVQQRIINDNIAFTKESGVGLYTNIGGHYGDGVKDSTGNYFTKNFPEQIIENYTDAEKETLKAYDATTWMDLFPNEKDFPVKPWGAVWNISVPSDDEINIIANKVKDITWKQIPLAVMSKPEEFDAICYDYQQKLIDAGVEKMEQGFTKYVQDRIKLWNE; translated from the coding sequence ATGAGAAAGATCGCAAAATGCTCTGTCGCACTTACACTCTCCTTAAGCTTGTTGGCGGGATGCAGTAGTGGTAATGAAGGCGTGGAAGGCAATGAAGGAAATGCCAGTGATACTTCACCGATGACGTTGACTTTCTTCGGAGCAGATTCCAACGCGAACTGGAATAAGATGCAGGATGATGTCGGTAAGGAAATTACCAAAAAGACAGGTATTACGCTTGATGCCGAATTCGCCGTGTCAGACCCCGCGCAGCGACTGGCACTGATCGCTGCAAGCGGCGATTACCCCGATCTGATCAGTCCCAAAGGGGACTTGGACAAATTGGTTGATGCAGGTGCCATGCTGGATCTTACCGATCTAATCGAACAACATGCCCCAAATATCAAGAAACTGTTCGGTGACCAAATCAAGCGTTTGCGCTACAGCAACGATGACCCGTCCATCTATGTCATTCCTACCTACTCAGCTATCGATGGAGTCAACTTCGTGGCAGGCGCAGGTTTCGAACTGCAGCATCGGGCTGTGAAGGAGGCGGGGTACCCTCAGATCAAGACACTGCAAGATTATGAAAATGTCATTCGATCATACCTGGAGAAGCACCCTACCGATGAAAATGGCAACAAAAATATCGGCTTGTCACTGAATGCAGATGATTGGCATATCCAAATTACCGTGACAAACCCTGCTGCCGAGACCACGGGCAAATCAGGCGATGGTGAATACTACATTGATCCGGATACGCATGAAGCTACCTATCATTTCCGCACGGAAGGCGAGAAAGAGTATTTTCAGTGGCTTAACCATATGTATAATACCGGGTTGCTTGATCAGGAATCTTTTGTTCAGAAAAACGACCAATATCTCGCCAAAGTTGCTTCAGGTCGCGTAATTGGTCTGATTGATGCTGACTGGGGTTACTCCGATGGAGAAAAAGCGTTGAAGTCAGCAGGAAAAAATGATCAGACCTATGGTCATTATTCTGTCATGCTGTCTGATCAGTACAAGGATAATCGCTACCAGCCCACAGGTTTCATGGCCGGCTGGGGAGTTGGAATAACTGAAAGCGCTAAGGATCCGGTTCGAGCCATTAAATTTCTGGATTTCCTCGCTTCCGAAGAAGGACAGATTCTCAACTACTGGGGCGTTGAAGGCAAGCAATATACCATGGAGGATGGCAAACGGGTTGTGCCTGCGGATGTGCAGCAGCGTATTATCAATGACAATATCGCTTTTACCAAAGAATCCGGCGTAGGCCTTTACACCAATATCGGTGGTCATTATGGGGATGGCGTCAAAGACTCCACTGGTAATTACTTTACTAAGAACTTCCCGGAGCAGATCATTGAGAATTACACGGATGCAGAGAAAGAAACCCTTAAAGCTTATGATGCAACGACCTGGATGGATCTGTTTCCGAATGAGAAGGACTTCCCGGTAAAACCATGGGGAGCGGTATGGAACATCTCCGTGCCAAGTGATGATGAGATCAACATCATAGCCAACAAGGTGAAGGACATTACATGGAAGCAGATTCCACTGGCTGTCATGTCCAAACCGGAAGAATTCGATGCCATCTGTTATGACTATCAGCAGAAGCTCATTGATGCAGGTGTCGAAAAAATGGAACAGGGATTCACCAAATACGTCCAGGATCGCATCAAACTCTGGAATGAATAG
- a CDS encoding ArsR/SmtB family transcription factor — MSGQNPGMDMALLGALAEPNRMNIVELLRDGPLTVGEIAEQLGLRQPQASKHLKVLSDHGILDVRAEANRRIYKLRPEPFQTLDEWVQSFQNIMEERFDNLDHYLRELQSKKDKP, encoded by the coding sequence ATGTCAGGACAAAATCCGGGTATGGATATGGCCTTGCTGGGCGCTTTGGCTGAACCGAATCGTATGAATATCGTCGAATTATTACGTGATGGTCCTCTTACTGTGGGGGAAATTGCTGAACAGTTGGGATTACGTCAACCTCAAGCTTCGAAGCATTTGAAAGTGCTTAGTGATCATGGCATTTTGGACGTAAGGGCCGAGGCTAACCGCAGGATTTACAAGCTCCGTCCAGAACCTTTTCAAACGTTGGATGAGTGGGTGCAGTCGTTTCAGAACATCATGGAAGAACGTTTTGACAATCTGGATCATTATTTGCGTGAACTGCAAAGTAAGAAAGACAAACCATAG